A portion of the Ignavibacteria bacterium genome contains these proteins:
- a CDS encoding zinc-dependent alcohol dehydrogenase family protein: MQAAVFTSPHKISVTDCQTPRPGPDELLIRVGACGVCGTDFHIFEGNAPAKAPVILGHEYTGEIVDKGENIRDMKIGQRVAINPNIHCGYCEFCRKGKINLCLNLKALGVTVNGGFSEYSLVPRTQAHILPENFPYRIAALSEPLSCCVHGIDQAQIKTGDTVSIVGAGTIGLLMQQLSQLQGARGTFVFDISEEKRDISLKLGADEAFNPSDENSLELMRERIPGGTDIVIECVGSRNAAEFALKQVKKGGTLVIFGLADPKAFINLYLQAFFHKELTIKSSILNPDTFQRAVDLLVTGKIRTDLLNPHAVNLKNDEISALFNDPRDSAIIKYMVMPES, encoded by the coding sequence ATGCAGGCAGCAGTATTTACAAGTCCTCACAAAATCAGCGTAACAGACTGCCAGACGCCCCGCCCGGGGCCTGATGAACTTTTAATCAGGGTAGGCGCCTGCGGCGTCTGCGGTACGGATTTCCACATCTTCGAAGGCAATGCTCCGGCTAAAGCCCCGGTCATTCTGGGCCATGAATATACAGGCGAAATAGTCGATAAGGGGGAAAATATACGTGACATGAAAATCGGCCAGAGGGTTGCCATAAACCCTAACATACACTGCGGCTACTGCGAATTCTGCCGCAAAGGCAAAATTAACTTGTGCCTTAACCTTAAAGCGCTCGGCGTTACGGTAAACGGAGGCTTTTCGGAATACTCTCTCGTCCCCAGAACACAGGCACACATACTCCCTGAAAACTTTCCCTACAGGATTGCAGCACTCTCGGAACCCCTCTCCTGCTGCGTGCACGGAATCGACCAGGCACAAATTAAAACAGGCGACACGGTTTCTATTGTTGGCGCCGGTACAATTGGCCTCCTCATGCAGCAGCTCTCACAACTTCAGGGCGCCAGAGGAACATTCGTCTTCGACATCTCGGAAGAAAAAAGAGACATCTCTCTTAAACTTGGAGCCGATGAGGCCTTTAACCCGTCGGACGAAAATTCACTTGAACTCATGCGGGAACGCATCCCCGGCGGAACTGACATTGTAATTGAATGCGTCGGCAGCCGGAATGCAGCTGAATTTGCCCTTAAACAGGTTAAAAAAGGGGGTACGCTTGTAATTTTCGGCCTCGCGGACCCGAAGGCTTTTATAAACCTCTACCTCCAGGCTTTCTTCCACAAGGAACTTACAATTAAAAGCTCTATACTCAATCCTGATACTTTCCAAAGGGCAGTTGACCTTCTCGTTACAGGTAAAATTAGAACAGATCTCCTTAATCCTCATGCGGTAAATTTGAAGAATGATGAAATAAGCGCTCTTTTCAACGATCCAAGAGACAGTGCCATTATTAAATATATGGTAATGCCTGAAAGTTAA
- a CDS encoding DUF971 domain-containing protein translates to MSITWNNDKVHTYPLKFLRDESPDAGNKGETILWKHYDAMPQGPDKPGKYEVASIEMVGQYAINIKWKDGYSYGIYSWDLLWRLGEYLDVKDNLHQDFEHDHDHEHHNKKRNEGDK, encoded by the coding sequence ATGTCCATTACATGGAACAATGACAAAGTTCACACATACCCTTTGAAGTTCCTGCGCGATGAGTCGCCTGACGCCGGCAATAAAGGAGAAACCATACTGTGGAAGCACTACGATGCCATGCCGCAGGGGCCCGATAAGCCGGGTAAATATGAAGTTGCTTCAATTGAGATGGTAGGCCAGTACGCAATTAACATCAAGTGGAAAGACGGCTACAGCTACGGAATTTACTCCTGGGACCTGCTCTGGAGGCTGGGTGAATATCTGGATGTTAAGGATAATCTTCATCAGGATTTTGAACATGATCACGATCATGAACATCACAACAAGAAGAGGAATGAAGGGGACAAATAA
- a CDS encoding septal ring lytic transglycosylase RlpA family protein has product MLNSGPIPKIKKKINHTAHTVKRVLHIDTVAVSKDSLVELQSGKISYYGKKHNGRKTASGELYDMNEFTASHRNFPFGTKVKVTNLSNNKSVILKINDRLPKGSRRIIDVSYKAAKELGMIGHGVVKGEIVVLEWGGAPREKTESGAMMEEIGALEK; this is encoded by the coding sequence ATGCTGAATTCAGGACCTATACCTAAAATAAAAAAGAAAATAAACCATACGGCGCATACCGTAAAAAGAGTTCTTCACATTGACACTGTGGCTGTAAGCAAAGATAGCCTTGTTGAGCTGCAATCAGGTAAGATCTCTTATTACGGTAAGAAGCATAACGGCAGAAAAACTGCGAGCGGGGAACTCTACGATATGAATGAGTTTACCGCTTCTCATAGAAATTTTCCTTTCGGTACAAAGGTAAAGGTGACAAATCTTTCAAATAACAAATCGGTAATACTGAAGATCAACGACAGGCTTCCCAAGGGCAGCCGCCGTATTATAGATGTTTCATACAAGGCTGCAAAAGAGCTTGGAATGATTGGACACGGAGTGGTAAAGGGCGAAATTGTTGTCCTCGAGTGGGGAGGAGCCCCCAGGGAAAAAACGGAATCCGGCGCAATGATGGAAGAAATCGGGGCGTTGGAAAAATAA
- a CDS encoding thymidine phosphorylase, with protein sequence MNTVELIRKKRNGEELSEVEIGFLIKSYIKNKIPDYQFSALLMAIFFNGMTTGETAALTKAMLYSGKVIDLKPIPGVKIDKHSTGGVGDKTSLILAPIAAAAGIKVPMISGRGLGHTGGTLDKLEAIPGFRTDLSLSQYKSVIKKCGTVLIGQTKDIAPADKLIYALRDVTATVESIPLITSSIMSKKLAEGIDGLVLDIKTGSGAFMREQKEARKLAEALINTAKAFDKKVIGFITDMNQPLGRYIGNWLEVYESIRVLQGEKSDDLMEVTHSLTGAMIYLGGKASSIEEGVEVSREMITSGKAFEKLIEIVKLQGGDINLVKNPGKYPKPRIVETVTAPKSGYFNAIDNFALGMVSLELGAGRMTKEDVIDPKAGIVFYPKLGDRINKGDVIAEFHTDRKNKIEDMKNKLYNIISIDEKKKAKPKLIKEILM encoded by the coding sequence ATGAACACAGTAGAGCTTATAAGAAAGAAAAGAAACGGAGAAGAGCTCTCCGAAGTTGAAATCGGGTTTTTGATCAAGTCATACATAAAAAATAAAATACCCGACTATCAGTTCTCAGCACTCTTAATGGCAATATTTTTTAACGGGATGACAACCGGTGAGACCGCAGCGCTTACAAAGGCCATGCTCTACAGCGGCAAGGTAATAGACCTGAAGCCGATTCCGGGTGTTAAAATTGACAAGCACTCCACGGGCGGCGTGGGAGACAAGACCTCTCTTATTCTGGCGCCTATTGCAGCAGCAGCCGGGATAAAGGTTCCCATGATCTCCGGGCGCGGCCTGGGCCATACGGGAGGGACACTGGATAAGCTGGAGGCAATACCGGGCTTCAGGACAGATCTTTCATTAAGCCAGTACAAATCTGTAATTAAAAAGTGCGGCACCGTTCTAATAGGGCAGACCAAAGACATAGCACCCGCAGACAAGCTGATCTACGCATTAAGGGACGTAACGGCTACGGTTGAATCTATTCCTTTAATTACCTCAAGCATTATGAGCAAGAAGCTGGCCGAAGGAATTGACGGGCTTGTGCTGGATATTAAGACTGGATCGGGCGCCTTCATGCGCGAGCAGAAAGAGGCCAGGAAGCTTGCCGAGGCTTTAATTAACACGGCCAAGGCATTTGACAAAAAAGTAATAGGCTTTATAACCGATATGAACCAGCCCCTGGGCCGCTACATAGGCAACTGGCTGGAAGTATATGAATCGATCAGGGTGCTGCAGGGTGAAAAGTCGGACGACCTGATGGAAGTAACGCACTCACTTACTGGCGCCATGATTTATTTAGGCGGCAAAGCCTCATCAATTGAAGAAGGTGTTGAGGTATCGCGTGAGATGATCACCTCAGGCAAGGCATTTGAAAAGCTTATTGAAATTGTAAAGCTTCAGGGAGGGGACATAAACCTGGTCAAGAACCCTGGAAAGTATCCGAAGCCGCGCATAGTTGAAACCGTAACAGCCCCAAAGTCGGGGTACTTTAACGCAATTGACAACTTCGCTCTTGGAATGGTATCCCTTGAACTTGGCGCCGGAAGAATGACAAAAGAAGATGTAATTGATCCCAAGGCCGGAATTGTATTTTATCCCAAGCTTGGCGACAGGATTAACAAGGGGGACGTGATTGCAGAATTCCACACCGACAGGAAAAATAAAATTGAAGATATGAAAAATAAACTCTATAATATTATTAGTATTGATGAGAAAAAGAAGGCAAAGCCGAAACTAATTAAAGAGATACTTATGTAA
- a CDS encoding TlpA family protein disulfide reductase, with amino-acid sequence MSQNKPKERKIGTKQPVNKPLIDPKYKNLIFTGVLIVVIAIFFIVNNSRNEPSQGPYPPNYKGGGTTSELTTTSGQKIKLSDYKGKVVLLDFWATWCPPCRKGIPDLVSLKNEFKGKDFEIIGVSLDQENTINDVVPFIQQYGINYPVVYYDPTALASFGTVESIPTSFILDKTGRVVSSYMGLTEKSNFVKDIKKALGES; translated from the coding sequence ATGAGTCAGAATAAGCCAAAAGAAAGGAAAATCGGCACTAAACAGCCGGTTAATAAACCTTTGATCGATCCAAAATATAAAAACCTGATTTTTACGGGTGTGCTGATTGTTGTTATTGCAATCTTTTTTATTGTTAATAACTCAAGAAATGAACCCTCTCAGGGGCCATATCCCCCGAACTACAAGGGCGGCGGCACAACCTCTGAACTGACTACAACTTCAGGACAGAAAATTAAACTTTCCGACTATAAGGGAAAAGTAGTCCTCCTGGACTTCTGGGCCACCTGGTGCCCGCCTTGCAGAAAGGGGATTCCGGACCTCGTCTCACTGAAAAATGAATTTAAGGGGAAGGATTTTGAAATAATCGGTGTTTCCCTCGACCAGGAGAATACAATTAACGACGTCGTCCCTTTTATCCAGCAGTACGGCATAAATTATCCTGTCGTTTACTACGACCCTACTGCACTGGCCTCCTTCGGTACGGTTGAATCGATCCCGACTTCATTCATACTCGATAAGACCGGAAGGGTGGTTTCAAGCTATATGGGACTTACTGAAAAATCCAACTTTGTGAAGGATATAAAGAAAGCGCTCGGGGAGTCTTAA
- a CDS encoding rubrerythrin yields MAGTNDLITELTNAYWAELETVINYLSSSVNLDGVRAEEIKKSLAADVTEELGHAQMLAKRIKELGGTIPGSMDFKREQRSLQPGKDTTDVVNVIKGVLEAEESAIAQYRKIIKMCEGEDYVTQDLCIDILSNEETHRSLFHGFSLEYSKK; encoded by the coding sequence ATGGCTGGAACTAATGATCTTATTACAGAGCTTACAAATGCGTACTGGGCAGAGCTGGAAACAGTAATAAACTATCTTTCCAGTTCAGTTAACCTGGACGGCGTAAGGGCCGAGGAAATAAAGAAGTCGCTTGCTGCAGATGTAACCGAAGAGTTAGGGCATGCGCAGATGCTGGCAAAAAGGATAAAGGAGCTGGGGGGAACGATCCCAGGCTCAATGGACTTCAAAAGGGAGCAGAGATCTCTTCAGCCCGGAAAGGATACAACTGACGTTGTAAATGTGATAAAGGGCGTTCTGGAGGCCGAGGAATCTGCAATTGCACAGTATAGAAAGATCATCAAAATGTGCGAGGGAGAGGATTACGTGACACAGGATCTGTGCATAGATATATTATCCAATGAAGAGACCCACCGTTCACTTTTCCACGGTTTCAGTCTGGAGTATTCTAAGAAATAA
- a CDS encoding LacI family transcriptional regulator translates to MAPTIKDVAKKARVSIATVSLVIHKHEKISEETRVRVNKAIKDLNYHPFRSARGLVSRKTGNLAFIVTEDHFLRSEPFYTHIFLGTEFEARQNEYYILLTIIKSDFKRGDRLPRCVLERNVDGVIIAGKVPEDVITCLEKYELPLAFVDYYPPAENYPVVLIDNFSGGMQAVQHLVELGHKHIAFVAGDIQHPSIRDRFQGYKVALESADLIYNSKMSVIDEPYPARENGYNAAKKLLKENKSVTAIFSCNDAMAIGVMQYLKESGLRIPEDISLIGFDDVEASHLLDPPLSTVGVPKIELGGEVMRLMADILNQKVKSPKKVLVPVELVKRRSTGAARKNQ, encoded by the coding sequence ATGGCTCCTACAATCAAAGATGTTGCAAAGAAGGCCAGGGTTTCAATTGCAACGGTTTCTCTAGTGATCCATAAACATGAAAAGATCTCAGAAGAAACCCGCGTGCGCGTAAACAAGGCCATTAAGGACCTGAATTACCACCCTTTCAGGTCTGCCCGGGGGCTTGTATCGCGCAAAACCGGCAACCTTGCCTTTATTGTTACCGAAGACCACTTCCTCCGTTCGGAACCTTTCTATACGCACATTTTCCTGGGCACCGAATTCGAAGCACGCCAGAACGAATATTATATACTCCTTACCATCATAAAATCCGACTTTAAGAGAGGGGACCGCCTGCCGCGCTGCGTACTGGAAAGAAATGTAGACGGGGTGATTATTGCAGGAAAAGTGCCCGAAGACGTAATTACGTGCCTCGAAAAATATGAGCTCCCGCTGGCCTTTGTAGACTATTACCCCCCGGCTGAAAACTATCCTGTAGTCCTCATTGATAACTTCTCCGGGGGAATGCAGGCCGTCCAGCACTTAGTTGAACTTGGCCATAAGCACATAGCTTTTGTGGCCGGCGATATTCAGCACCCCAGCATACGCGACCGCTTCCAGGGCTATAAGGTCGCACTTGAAAGTGCGGACCTTATCTATAATTCTAAAATGAGCGTTATCGATGAGCCTTACCCGGCCAGGGAAAACGGCTACAACGCCGCAAAAAAACTGCTGAAGGAAAATAAAAGTGTAACCGCCATATTTTCCTGCAATGACGCCATGGCTATTGGCGTCATGCAGTACCTGAAGGAGTCGGGCCTGAGGATACCAGAGGATATTTCTCTTATCGGCTTCGACGACGTGGAGGCCAGCCACTTGCTGGACCCGCCTTTAAGTACAGTAGGGGTTCCAAAAATTGAACTCGGGGGAGAGGTCATGCGCCTTATGGCAGATATTCTGAACCAAAAGGTCAAAAGTCCAAAAAAAGTTTTAGTCCCTGTTGAACTGGTCAAAAGAAGATCAACAGGAGCTGCTAGGAAAAACCAATAA
- a CDS encoding prohibitin family protein, whose translation MVFLISLLAAAVAFAVHVTAKKRYSKSEATFAGAGAVIALIIALLQVFTVIPAGSVGVVDFLGMVSDNTLKAGVNLVNPLANVVKFSVKTQEIKESMTVPSKEGLTVQLEISVLYSLNPENASRVYKTLGENYAEIILEPQFRSVVRGVTSGYEAKALYTSQREELASRIEKELSKLVNRRGITIEAAPLRQIILPAGLTASIEEKLKAEQESQRMEFVLRKETQEAERKRIEAKGIADFQDIVSKGISTQLLKWKGIEATEKLANSQNSKVIVIGSGKEGLPVILGNDK comes from the coding sequence ATGGTTTTCTTAATTTCCTTACTTGCCGCTGCCGTTGCTTTCGCAGTTCACGTTACAGCCAAGAAAAGATACAGTAAGTCAGAGGCAACATTTGCCGGTGCTGGTGCGGTAATAGCGCTTATTATTGCCCTGCTTCAGGTTTTCACCGTTATTCCGGCAGGATCCGTGGGAGTTGTGGATTTTCTGGGAATGGTTAGTGACAACACGCTAAAAGCGGGCGTCAATCTTGTAAATCCTTTGGCAAATGTAGTTAAATTCAGCGTTAAAACGCAGGAAATCAAAGAAAGCATGACTGTACCTTCCAAAGAAGGGCTGACCGTTCAGCTTGAGATCAGCGTTCTCTACAGCCTGAATCCAGAAAACGCTTCAAGAGTTTATAAAACCCTCGGTGAAAACTACGCCGAGATCATACTGGAGCCGCAGTTCCGTTCTGTTGTAAGAGGCGTTACATCGGGCTATGAGGCAAAAGCGCTTTATACTTCACAGAGGGAGGAGCTGGCAAGCAGGATTGAAAAAGAGCTCTCAAAGCTTGTTAACCGCAGAGGCATTACAATTGAAGCCGCACCTCTCAGGCAGATCATTCTGCCGGCAGGGCTTACCGCTTCAATTGAAGAAAAGCTGAAGGCCGAGCAGGAAAGCCAGAGGATGGAGTTTGTGCTCAGGAAAGAGACCCAGGAAGCAGAGCGCAAAAGAATTGAAGCCAAAGGTATTGCAGATTTTCAGGATATAGTATCCAAAGGGATATCGACGCAGCTTCTAAAGTGGAAAGGCATTGAGGCCACAGAAAAGCTTGCAAACTCGCAGAATTCAAAGGTAATTGTAATTGGCTCAGGGAAAGAGGGGCTTCCGGTCATCCTTGGAAATGACAAATAA